The region ATGATCCCAAGTCCGCCAGGCAGGCTTCGTTCCACGGCCCGGATGGGCCAGGGCTTGAGAATGTCCAGAAGTCGGAAGAGGGCGAAGCCCAGAAGCAGAGGCAGGGGCGCCGGCGTCGTGAGCGGCAGCAGGGCTGCCCACTGCCCCAAGAGTTCATCGACCACCACGCAGCCCGGGTCGGTACGTTCCAGAATGGCTTCCGCCCGTGTCGAGGCCCAGATTCCGAGCCCCAGAACCAAGGCCAAGAGCAGAAATCGTCCTGCCAGGGGCAAGGGTAGGAAGAGCCAGGGCGCGGCCAGGACGGCGGCGGCCGAACCCCATGTGCCCGGAGCCTTGGGCAGACGCCCCAGCGGGCCGAGGGTGGCCAGTCCCAGGGCCAGACGGTCGATGGGGCTCACGCCGCGAACCCCATGCGAACCGCCTTGGAAAGCGGCTGACGCCGGGGCATCAGACGCCGGCTCCGCCGCCCTGGTTGGCGATGAAGCCCTTGGTGGATGGGCCGGTGGAGGCGGAGGTTCCGGCGATCTTGGAGAGGAACACGTCTCCCAGGTTCTTGATGTGCCCGGCTGTGTTGTCGAAGTAGTTGTAGTGGGCCTGCTCCTCGTCGATGATGGCCTCGAAGAGCTTCACGCTGATGTTGTCGCCATTGGCCCGGCAGACCTCCAGGAAGGCGTTGTAGTCGGCGATGGTCTCGTCCTCCAGGCCGGAGTCGAAGGGGTAGATCTTGCGCACGTCCTGGCCCTTGACCACTTTGGCCGGGTTCTGAGCCACGGGCTCACCGCCCAGCTCCTTGATGCGCTCGGCGAACTGCTCCGCGTGGCGCATCTCGTCGATGGCGATGCGTTTCATGTTGGCCGCCAGTTCGCCGTAGTCCATGTCGTCCAGGTTGTAGTGTTGGATCATGTACTGGCTGATGGCGTGCAGCTCCATGGCGCGGGCCTTGTTCAGCACCTCGATGACCTTGGCCTTCTGATTCTCCCGGTTCGTCTTGGCCATGCGGACCTCCTGTGGCTGGGATGAAGAACGCTCCGCCGGGGCGTGCCCGGTCGGAAAACCCTCGTATTGTTTTATAATAAGGCAACGCGACCCGAGGTTCAAGCCGGACGCGCCGTCTCTGCCCGGTGTCAGCCTTCGAGGCGGGTCAGGTAGGCGTCCCGCGTCAGCCACAGTTCCTCCATGCGGAACATGTGCCAGTGGTCATGCATG is a window of Desulfovibrio aminophilus DSM 12254 DNA encoding:
- a CDS encoding phosphatidylglycerophosphatase A family protein, giving the protein MSPIDRLALGLATLGPLGRLPKAPGTWGSAAAVLAAPWLFLPLPLAGRFLLLALVLGLGIWASTRAEAILERTDPGCVVVDELLGQWAALLPLTTPAPLPLLLGFALFRLLDILKPWPIRAVERSLPGGLGIMTDDLLAGLIAGALLALTLPILP
- a CDS encoding bacterioferritin — its product is MAKTNRENQKAKVIEVLNKARAMELHAISQYMIQHYNLDDMDYGELAANMKRIAIDEMRHAEQFAERIKELGGEPVAQNPAKVVKGQDVRKIYPFDSGLEDETIADYNAFLEVCRANGDNISVKLFEAIIDEEQAHYNYFDNTAGHIKNLGDVFLSKIAGTSASTGPSTKGFIANQGGGAGV